A single region of the Pelodiscus sinensis isolate JC-2024 unplaced genomic scaffold, ASM4963464v1 ctg71, whole genome shotgun sequence genome encodes:
- the MED12 gene encoding LOW QUALITY PROTEIN: mediator of RNA polymerase II transcription subunit 12 (The sequence of the model RefSeq protein was modified relative to this genomic sequence to represent the inferred CDS: deleted 23 bases in 19 codons; substituted 1 base at 1 genomic stop codon) yields MAAFGILSYEHRPLKRPRLGPPDVYPQDPKQKEDELTALNVKQGFNNQPAVSGDEHGTAKNVNFNPAKISSNFSSIIAEKLRCNTLPDTGRRKPQVNQKDNFWLVTARSQSAINNWFTDLSGTKPLTHLAKKVPIFSKKEEVFGYLAKYTVPVMRAAWLIKMTCAYYAAITETKVKKRHVIDPFIEWTQIITKYLSEQLQKISEFYRQLSGQGCGSPAGPMPQEVEHALKQWDYNEKLAMFMFQDGMLDRHEFLTWVLECFEKIRPGRGXAVEACSCPCCLRYSGEFVQSAYLSRRLAYFCTRRLAMQLDGSGGHLPHILTTQTGPALPSTPAPQPAAGNPPPSPFSDLLLCPQHRPVVFGLSCILQSITLCCPSALVWHYSLTDTRIKTGSPLDHLPIAPPHSLPMPGGTSAFTQQVRAKLREIEQQIKERGQAVEVRWSFDKCQETTAGFTIGRVLHTLEVLDSHSFERSDFSNSLDSLYNRIFGLGPSKDSHEISPDDDARGGPCWCEWGCELQALSGRHHGAMVVAKLLEKRQAEIEAERCGDSEVVDEKGSISSGSLSAASTPVFQDVLMQFLDTQAPVLSTRGNESEKVEFFNLVLLFCELIRHDVFSHNIYMCTAHTPRCDLGQWTRRGPRPPSPFDDPAEEPDRKEGMGSSSIKLEDAGLSESMDIDPSSSALFDDMEKTDFSVDVSLLPMHCESKASPSPEKADPEKDAKPLPKEKAAEGTLASLYEQPRHIQYATHFPIPQEESCSHECNQRLVVLFGVGKQRDDARHAIKKITKDILKVLNRKSTAETGGEEGQKRKRSKPEAFPTAEDIFAKFQHLSHFDQHQVTSQVSRNVLNRSLSFALGMSYPPAPWCSTCRFIFDLMEYSLNISGLMDFAIQLLNELSVVEAELLLKSSDLVGSYTTSLCLCIVAVLRHYHSCLILNKTRWPQVFEGLCGVVKHGMNRSDGTSAERCIMAYLYDLYTSCSHLKSKFGELFSDFCSKVKNSIYCNVEPSDSNMLWEPEFMIDTIENPSAHNFTYTTLGKSLSDNPANRYSFVCNALMHVCVGHHDPDRCSRRAAREALEPQGHRSSP; encoded by the exons atggcGGCCTTCGGGATCCTGAGCTACGAGCACCGGCCCCTCAAGCGCCCGCGCCTCGGCCCGCCCGACGTCTACCCGCAGGACCCCAAGCAGAAGGAG GACGAGCTCACCGCTCTGAACGTGAAGCAGGGTTTTAACAATCAGCCGGCAGTCTCGGGGGACGAACATGGCACGGCCAAAAACGTCAACTTCAATCCAGCCAAG ATCAGCTCCAATTTTAGCAGCATTATCGCAGAGAAGCTGCGCTGCAACACGCTGCCGGACACGGGAAGACGGAAACCTCAGGTGAACCAGAAGGATAACTTCTGGCTGGTGACCGCGCGCTCGCAGAGTGCCATAAACAACTGGTTCACAGATCTGTCTGGGACCAAGCCCCTCACCCACCTGGCCAAGAAG GTGCCCATCTTCAGTAAGAAGGAGGAGGTCTTTGGTTATTTGGCAAAATACACTGTCCCAGTGATGAGAGCAGCCTGGCTGATCAAAATGACTTGTGCCTACTATGCCGCCATCACAGAAACCAAGGTGAAAAAACGGCACGTCATCGATCCCTTTATCG AGTGGACACAGATCATCACCAAGTACCTGTCAGAGCAGCTGCAGAAGATTTCCGAGTTCTATAGGCAGCTCTCCGGGCAGGGCTGTGGCTCGCCGGCTGGGCCGATGCCACAGGAGGTGGAGCATGCTTTGAAACAGTGGGACTACAATGAGAAACTGGCCATGTTCATGTTCCAg GACGGGATGCTGGACAGACACGAGTTCCTGACCTGGGTGCTGGAGTGCTTTGAGAAGATCCGGCCGGGGAGAGGATGAGCTGTTGAAGCTTGCTCTTGCCCCTGCTGCTTGCGG TACTCGGGAGAATTTGTGCAGTCCGCCTACCTGTCCAGGCGCCTGGCCTACTTCTGTACCCGCAGGCTTGCCATGCAGCTGGATGGCAGTGGGGGGCACCTGCCCCACATCCTCACCACACAGACAGGACCTGCCCTCCCTTCCACacctgcccctcagccagccgCAGGAAATCCG CCCCCCAGTCCCTTCAGCGAcctgctgctctgtccccagcaccGCCCGGTGGTGTTCGGGCTCAGCTGCATTCTGCAg AGCATCACGCTGTGCTGCCCGAGCGCGCTGGTCTGGCATTACTCCCTGACGGACACCCGGATAAAGACCGGCTCCCCCCTGGATCATCTGCCCATCGCCCCCCCTCACAGCCTGCCCATGCCTGGAGGCACCTCGGCCTTCACCCAGCAG GTGCGGGCGAAGCTCCGGGAGATTGAGCAGCAGATAAAGGAGCGG GGCCAGGCCGTCGAGGTCCGCTGGTCGTTTGACAAGTGCCAGGAAACCACGGCAG GGTTCACTATTGGCCGGGTGCTGCACACGCTGGAGGTGCTGGACAGTCACAGCTTCGAGAGGTCTGACTTCAGCAACTCCTTGGATTCCTTGTACAACAGGATCTTTGGGCTGGGGCCAAGCAAG GACAGTCACGAG ATCTCCCCGGACGACGACGCCCGTGGTGGGCCTTGCTGGTGCGAATGGGGCTGTGAGCTGCAAGCGCTCTCGGGCCGCCACCACGGGGCCATGGTCGTGGCTAAACTGCTGGAA AAGCGCCAGGCGGAGATCGAGGCGGAG CGATGT GGGGACTCTGAAGTCGTGGATGAGAAAGGCTCCATCTCCTCCGGCTCCCTGTCCGCAGCCAGCACGCCCGTCTTCCAGGACGTCCTCATGCAGTTC CTCGACACCCAGGCTCCTGTGCTGAGTAC CCGGGGCAACGAGAGCGAGAAGGTGGAG TTCTTCAACCTGGTGCTGCTGTTCTGCGAGCTGATCCGGCACGACGTCTTCTCGCACAACATCTACATGTGCACAGCTCATACTCCGCGGTGCGACCTGGGCCAATGGACGCgcagggggccccgccccccctcgcccTTCGACGACCCCGCCGAGGAGCCGGACAGG AAGGAggggatgggcagcagcagcatcaaGTTGGAG GACGCAGGCCTCTCGGAGTCCATGGATATCGACCCCAGCTCCAGCGCGCTGTTTGATGACATGGAGAAGACGGATTTCTCGGTGG ATGTTTCTCTCCTCCCCATGCACTGCGAGTCCAAGGCCAGCCCCTCCCCGGAGAAGGCAGACCCTGAGAAGGATGCCAAGCCGCTGCCGAAGGAGAAGGCC GCAGAAGGAACACTAGCATCCCTGTACGAGCAG CCCCGGCACATCCAGTATGCCACGCACTTCCCTATCCCGCAG GAGGAGTCCTGCAGCCACGAGTGTAACCAGCGGCTGGTGGTTCTCTTC GGGGTCGGGAAGCAGCGGGACGACGCCCGCCACGCCATCAAGAAGATCACCAAAGACATTCTGAAGGTGTTGAACAGGAAGAGCACGGCGGAGACAG gcggAGAGGAAGgccagaagaggaagaggagcaaGCCAGAGGCATTCCCAACCGCTGAGGATATCTTCGCTAAATTCCAGCACCTCTCGCACTTCGATCAGCACCAGGTCACCTCTCAG GTCTCTCGCAATGTCTTG AACAGATCACTCAGCTTTGCCTTAGGGATGTCCTATCCACCTGCCCCCTGGTGCAGCACGTGCAGATTCATCTTCGACCTGATGGAGTATTCGCTCAACATCAGCGGCCTCATGGACTTTGCCATCCAG CTACTGAACGAGCTGAGCGTggtggaggcagagctgctgctgaaatCTTCTGACCTCGTTGGC AGCTACACCACCAGCCTGTGCCTGTGCATCGTGGCTGTGCTCCGGCACTACCACTCCTGCCTTATCCTCAAC AAGACCAGATGGCCCCAGGTCTTCGAAGG CCTGTGCGGGGTG GTGAAGCACGGCATGAAC CGCTCCGACGGCACCTCCGCCGAGCGCTGCATC ATGGCCTACCTCTACGACCTGTACACCTCCTGCAGCCACCTCAAGAGCAAATTCGGGGAGCTCTTCAG CGACTTCTGCTCCAAGGTGAAGAACAGCATCTACTGCAACGTGGAGCCGTCCGACTCCAacatgctgtgg gagcccgagTTCATGATCGACACC ATCGAGAACCCGTCCGCCCACAACTTCACCTACACCACCCTGGGCAAGAGCCTCAGCGACAACCCGGCCAACCGCTACAGCTTCGTGTGCAACGCCCTCATGCACGTGTGCGTGGGCCACCACGACCCCGACCGGTGTAGCCGCAGGGCAGCCCGGGAGGCCCTGGAGCCGCAGGGGCACCGATCCAGCCCCT